One segment of Pyrococcus sp. ST04 DNA contains the following:
- a CDS encoding ThiF family adenylyltransferase, with translation MLSERELERYDRQIMLFGREGQEKLKESKVAVVGVGGLGSPVAYYLTAAGVGRILLIDEQVPELSNLNRQILHWEEDLGKNPKPISAKWKLERFNSDVQIETFVGKLSEDNIDDVLKGVDIVVDCLDNFETRYLLDDFVHRVGIPLVHGAVEGLYGQVTTIIPGKTKRLREIFPRVRKKGKFPILGATAGVVASIQVAEVVKLITGYGEPLANKLLIIDLENNVYEVITL, from the coding sequence ATGCTGAGTGAGAGGGAACTTGAAAGGTATGATAGGCAAATAATGTTGTTCGGAAGAGAAGGACAAGAGAAGCTTAAAGAATCGAAGGTCGCTGTTGTTGGAGTTGGAGGATTGGGCAGTCCCGTTGCTTATTACCTTACGGCGGCTGGAGTCGGGAGAATTCTCCTAATAGATGAACAGGTTCCAGAACTTAGTAATCTCAACAGACAAATCCTTCACTGGGAGGAGGATCTTGGAAAGAATCCGAAGCCAATTTCGGCAAAGTGGAAGCTTGAGAGGTTCAACTCAGATGTTCAGATAGAGACTTTTGTTGGGAAATTAAGTGAAGATAACATAGATGATGTTCTTAAGGGGGTTGATATTGTCGTTGACTGCCTTGATAACTTTGAGACTAGGTATCTGCTTGATGACTTCGTTCATAGAGTTGGCATCCCTCTTGTTCATGGAGCCGTTGAGGGGCTTTATGGGCAGGTAACAACTATAATTCCCGGAAAGACAAAGAGGTTGAGGGAAATATTTCCCAGGGTTAGAAAAAAGGGAAAATTCCCGATTCTTGGGGCAACTGCTGGAGTGGTTGCCAGTATCCAAGTTGCTGAGGTTGTTAAGCTAATAACGGGATATGGAGAGCCTCTGGCAAATAAATTGTTGATCATAGATTTAGAGAACAATGTTTATGAGGTGATAACTCTCTAG
- a CDS encoding HIT domain-containing protein, translating to MKILWAPWRIEYIRSPKHEGCIFCDFPKENRDKERLILYRGKHAFIIMNNYPYNPGHVMVAPYRHVRSIEDLTDEEMLEIMKLAALIMKAIRKVMKPDGFNLGFNIGKVAGAGIDGHVHLHIVPRWNGDTNFMPVIADTKVIPESLEQAYDELKKALEEIENAE from the coding sequence ATGAAGATACTGTGGGCTCCATGGAGGATTGAATATATAAGGTCCCCTAAGCATGAGGGGTGCATATTTTGTGACTTTCCAAAGGAGAACAGGGATAAAGAAAGGCTCATCCTTTACAGAGGGAAACACGCGTTTATAATAATGAACAATTATCCTTACAACCCCGGTCATGTAATGGTTGCACCTTATAGGCATGTTAGAAGCATTGAGGATTTGACGGATGAGGAGATGCTTGAAATCATGAAGCTTGCTGCCTTAATCATGAAGGCAATAAGGAAGGTAATGAAACCTGATGGATTCAATCTTGGATTTAACATAGGGAAGGTTGCAGGTGCTGGGATAGATGGGCACGTTCACCTCCACATAGTCCCCAGGTGGAACGGGGACACAAACTTTATGCCAGTTATAGCAGACACTAAGGTGATACCCGAGTCCCTTGAACAGGCTTATGACGAGCTTAAGAAGGCTTTAGAGGAGATTGAAAATGCTGAGTGA
- a CDS encoding 30S ribosomal protein S15, which yields MARMHARKRGKSGSKRPPRTAPPIWLEYTVEDIERLVVELRKQGYSTAMIGTILRDQYGIPTVKLFKDPDNPNRNLTITRILEKYGLAPEIPEDLMFLIKRAVNLRKHLEQHPKDLHSMRGLQLIESKIRRLVKYYKRKGKLPKDWRYDPEQAKLLVR from the coding sequence ATGGCGAGGATGCATGCTAGAAAAAGGGGTAAGAGCGGTTCAAAGAGACCTCCAAGGACTGCTCCCCCAATATGGCTCGAGTACACGGTAGAAGATATAGAGAGGCTTGTTGTAGAGCTAAGGAAGCAAGGTTACAGCACAGCAATGATAGGAACTATACTAAGAGATCAATATGGAATACCAACCGTTAAGCTGTTTAAGGATCCAGACAACCCAAACAGAAACTTAACGATAACTAGGATATTAGAGAAGTACGGCCTAGCTCCAGAGATACCTGAGGACCTCATGTTCCTAATCAAGAGAGCCGTAAATCTGAGGAAGCACCTCGAGCAACATCCAAAGGATCTTCACTCAATGCGCGGTCTACAGCTCATAGAGAGTAAGATAAGGAGGCTTGTGAAGTACTACAAGAGGAAGGGCAAACTACCTAAGGACTGGCGTTACGATCCAGAGCAAGCAAAGCTTCTTGTCCGCTGA
- a CDS encoding DHHA1 domain-containing protein gives MDKEGFLGKVKEAVEIVKVHIELGHTIRIISHRDADGITAAAILVKALTREGADVHVSIVKQVSEELVKELRNEDYKILIFSDLGSGSINLIRQYLSDKTVVILDHHPPETTETHDKHILVNPVPFGANSVRDLSGSGVTYFFAKELNEVNKDLAYIAIVGAVGDMQENDGVFHGMNLDIIEDGKSLGILEVRKELRLFGRETRPLYQMLAYATNPEIPEITGDERKAIEWLRNKGFNPDKKYWELSEEEKKKLHDLLVIHMIKHGAGKEEIDRLIGDVVISPLYPEGDPRHEAREFATLLNATGRLNLGNLGVAVCLGDEESFKKAMKMVEEYKKEQIEARKWLIQNWNTEVWEGENVYILYVGNNIRDTLVGIAASMAINAGLANPEKPVIVFADTPEDPNLLKGSARTTEKAIAKGYHLGEALRKAAEIVGGEGGGHAIAAGIRIPKARLAEFRKLIDRLLGEQVKKDEDKS, from the coding sequence ATGGACAAGGAGGGATTTTTGGGAAAAGTTAAGGAAGCAGTTGAAATCGTTAAGGTCCACATTGAGTTAGGACACACCATCAGGATAATCTCCCATAGGGACGCAGACGGAATAACGGCGGCAGCAATTCTCGTTAAGGCACTTACAAGGGAGGGTGCAGATGTTCATGTCTCAATAGTCAAGCAGGTAAGTGAAGAGCTAGTTAAGGAACTTAGAAATGAGGACTACAAGATATTAATATTCTCCGATTTAGGAAGTGGGAGTATAAACCTAATAAGACAATACTTATCCGACAAAACTGTTGTTATTCTAGACCACCATCCACCTGAAACTACTGAAACACATGACAAGCATATCCTCGTGAATCCAGTGCCCTTTGGAGCAAACAGCGTTAGGGATCTCAGCGGTTCTGGAGTTACTTATTTCTTTGCCAAAGAGCTTAACGAAGTAAATAAGGATCTAGCTTACATAGCCATCGTAGGTGCAGTTGGGGATATGCAAGAAAATGACGGTGTATTTCACGGCATGAACCTTGATATAATAGAAGATGGGAAATCCTTGGGAATTCTTGAAGTGAGAAAGGAGTTAAGGCTGTTTGGGAGGGAAACAAGGCCCCTCTATCAAATGCTCGCCTATGCAACAAATCCAGAGATTCCGGAAATAACAGGAGATGAGAGAAAAGCGATAGAGTGGCTAAGAAACAAGGGATTCAATCCCGACAAGAAATACTGGGAGCTGAGCGAGGAGGAGAAGAAGAAACTTCACGATCTACTTGTTATTCATATGATAAAGCACGGAGCAGGCAAAGAAGAAATAGACAGATTAATAGGGGACGTTGTAATAAGCCCACTCTATCCGGAGGGCGATCCAAGGCATGAAGCTAGAGAATTTGCCACGCTTCTCAATGCAACGGGAAGACTGAATCTAGGAAACCTCGGAGTTGCAGTGTGCCTCGGAGATGAAGAGTCATTCAAAAAAGCTATGAAGATGGTCGAAGAGTACAAAAAAGAGCAAATTGAAGCGAGAAAGTGGCTGATACAGAACTGGAACACCGAAGTATGGGAAGGGGAAAACGTCTACATCCTTTATGTTGGCAACAACATCAGGGACACACTTGTTGGAATAGCCGCGAGCATGGCAATAAACGCAGGGCTAGCAAATCCAGAAAAGCCAGTAATAGTCTTTGCAGATACTCCAGAAGATCCAAATCTCCTAAAAGGCTCAGCCAGAACCACAGAAAAAGCAATAGCAAAAGGTTATCATTTAGGTGAAGCTCTCAGAAAGGCCGCAGAGATTGTGGGAGGGGAAGGAGGGGGACATGCAATAGCCGCTGGAATTAGGATACCAAAAGCGAGACTTGCAGAGTTCAGAAAGCTGATAGATAGGCTACTTGGGGAGCAGGTGAAAAAGGATGAAGATAAAAGCTGA
- a CDS encoding KEOPS complex subunit Pcc1, translating to MKIKAEVEFVWEYEDERIAEAIAKAVNVDNISIPEGLKKSLNLVTFPEGARVITKVKYDGEIETLIVALDDLIFAIKVAEEVL from the coding sequence ATGAAGATAAAAGCTGAGGTAGAGTTTGTATGGGAATATGAAGATGAGAGAATCGCTGAAGCAATTGCGAAAGCCGTAAACGTTGATAACATTTCAATTCCCGAAGGACTTAAGAAAAGTTTAAATTTAGTTACATTCCCCGAAGGAGCGAGGGTAATAACAAAAGTTAAATATGATGGGGAGATTGAGACCCTCATAGTTGCTCTCGATGATTTAATATTCGCGATCAAAGTTGCTGAGGAGGTGTTATGA
- a CDS encoding 30S ribosomal protein S3ae: MAAKRRVTATRDKWKLKQWYIIYAPDFFGNVEVGLTPADDPEKVLNRVIEVTLRDVTGEFSPKAGYIKLYFQVYDVKGQNAYTKFKGMKLARHYIRSIVRRRTTRIDGIFNITTKDGYKLRVMAMAIAMRRIQTSQERAIRKIMQDIIYKKAAELNFKDFVLEAVNGKIAAEIAKEAKKIYPLKNSEIRKIKVLEEPEEVAA, encoded by the coding sequence ATGGCAGCTAAGAGGAGAGTAACCGCGACAAGAGATAAATGGAAGCTCAAGCAGTGGTATATCATTTACGCTCCAGACTTCTTTGGAAATGTTGAAGTTGGATTGACCCCAGCAGATGATCCAGAGAAGGTCCTCAACAGAGTTATCGAGGTAACTCTCAGAGATGTTACGGGAGAGTTCTCCCCAAAGGCCGGCTACATTAAGCTATACTTCCAAGTTTATGACGTCAAGGGGCAGAATGCCTACACCAAGTTTAAGGGCATGAAGCTCGCAAGGCACTACATAAGGTCAATCGTTAGAAGGAGAACCACAAGAATAGATGGAATATTTAACATAACAACAAAAGACGGCTACAAGTTAAGAGTCATGGCAATGGCAATTGCTATGAGAAGGATACAGACAAGCCAAGAGAGAGCTATAAGAAAGATCATGCAGGACATAATATATAAGAAGGCTGCAGAGCTCAACTTCAAGGACTTCGTTCTAGAAGCTGTAAACGGGAAGATAGCTGCAGAGATAGCAAAAGAGGCAAAGAAGATATACCCGCTCAAGAATTCAGAGATTAGAAAGATAAAGGTTCTAGAGGAGCCAGAGGAAGTAGCAGCTTAG
- a CDS encoding Lrp/AsnC family transcriptional regulator, whose translation MRKIDKVDLQLIKVLSQNSRLTYRELAEILGTTRQRIARRMEKLKKLGVIRKFTILPDFEKLGYMYAIVLIKLKPLIDVDDVINDIADIEYVKVIEKGIGKYNLLVHLLVPKDLHGAEEKVNEFLKRIKDIEEADVVFVSKISKFEII comes from the coding sequence ATGAGGAAAATTGATAAGGTTGATTTGCAGTTAATTAAGGTGTTATCTCAGAATTCTCGGCTTACTTATAGAGAATTGGCTGAAATACTTGGTACAACGAGACAAAGGATTGCAAGAAGGATGGAGAAATTGAAAAAACTTGGAGTTATTAGAAAATTTACAATATTGCCTGATTTTGAAAAACTTGGCTATATGTATGCGATAGTCCTCATTAAGCTTAAGCCTCTCATCGATGTCGACGATGTCATTAATGATATCGCGGATATTGAATACGTCAAGGTTATAGAGAAGGGTATCGGGAAATATAACCTCCTAGTTCATTTATTAGTTCCGAAGGACTTGCATGGTGCTGAAGAGAAAGTCAACGAATTTTTGAAGAGGATTAAAGATATAGAAGAGGCAGATGTGGTATTCGTGAGCAAAATTTCAAAATTTGAAATTATTTAG
- a CDS encoding nucleotide pyrophosphohydrolase, translating to MKLQKDVDELIKKMGGYWTPSQMLTALVEEVGELADVILSFEGVKGKKSRAKLEEELGDVLFALICIANYFEVDLESALRQTIRKYSTRDL from the coding sequence ATGAAGCTTCAGAAAGACGTTGACGAGCTTATAAAGAAAATGGGAGGCTACTGGACTCCATCACAGATGCTTACTGCGTTGGTTGAGGAAGTTGGGGAGCTTGCTGATGTTATTTTATCTTTTGAGGGGGTAAAGGGAAAGAAGAGTCGTGCTAAGCTTGAGGAAGAGCTTGGTGATGTTCTTTTTGCACTAATTTGTATAGCCAACTATTTCGAAGTTGATCTTGAAAGTGCTTTGAGACAAACAATTAGAAAATATTCAACAAGAGATTTGTGA
- a CDS encoding helix-turn-helix transcriptional regulator, with amino-acid sequence MKVRELIEKLSERQRKTVMGCLERCNLFDMDEEIEIYPRNEVGRFLKILSNPIRYGILKMLMNRWMCVCLIAEALEVDQTLVSHHLRILKDLGLLEEKKEGKLRFYRTNKEKLREYLNAMLEDLGV; translated from the coding sequence GTGAAGGTTAGGGAACTTATTGAAAAGCTTAGTGAGAGGCAGAGGAAGACTGTTATGGGCTGTCTTGAAAGGTGCAACCTCTTTGATATGGATGAGGAGATTGAAATTTATCCGAGAAATGAGGTTGGTAGGTTCTTGAAGATACTTTCGAATCCCATTAGGTATGGAATTTTGAAGATGCTCATGAACAGGTGGATGTGTGTTTGTTTGATAGCTGAGGCGTTAGAGGTTGATCAAACCCTGGTTAGCCATCACCTTAGGATATTAAAGGATCTCGGCTTATTGGAGGAGAAGAAGGAGGGTAAGCTTAGATTTTATAGAACAAATAAGGAGAAGCTTAGGGAGTACTTGAATGCAATGCTGGAGGATTTGGGGGTATGA
- a CDS encoding DUF2666 family protein: MEVLEFTVKHRDWNVGDEVKEFTNENIASFLAKVSNTVLDKFPQYLTEKIDIDGLLTLKPEGTVEERLKLLKSPGTSRKIGSYVIEDDKKLKKLLVDVAKAVLVRESLKDVLPIEFALGKIEEMKIRPRYEEDHINFTAKYGRWIVVKRLIIDEKTPLLDIARLLASINETAINKIPEFAGIEIKDIKEHFKEFKRVRKDEDIKRLVEKFNEFQPKNSFESRYAVSIMLSKLNLTIDPPAKNLEKYLEKAG; this comes from the coding sequence GTGGAGGTACTCGAGTTTACCGTAAAGCATAGGGACTGGAATGTGGGAGATGAAGTGAAAGAATTCACAAATGAAAACATAGCAAGCTTCCTTGCAAAGGTCTCAAACACTGTTCTAGATAAATTTCCCCAATACCTAACAGAAAAAATTGACATTGATGGGTTGCTAACACTAAAACCAGAAGGAACAGTTGAAGAAAGGTTAAAGCTACTGAAATCCCCTGGAACATCTAGAAAGATTGGAAGCTACGTAATTGAAGATGACAAAAAACTGAAAAAGCTCCTCGTCGATGTCGCTAAGGCCGTCCTCGTCAGAGAAAGCCTGAAGGACGTTCTGCCAATAGAATTCGCCCTAGGGAAAATAGAAGAAATGAAAATAAGACCCAGGTACGAGGAAGACCACATAAACTTTACAGCAAAGTACGGGAGATGGATAGTTGTTAAGAGGCTAATAATAGACGAAAAGACTCCCCTCCTAGATATAGCAAGATTGCTGGCCAGCATAAACGAAACTGCAATAAATAAAATCCCTGAATTCGCGGGAATAGAAATAAAAGACATTAAGGAGCACTTTAAGGAATTCAAGAGAGTAAGAAAGGACGAAGACATAAAAAGGCTCGTTGAAAAATTCAACGAGTTCCAGCCCAAAAACAGCTTCGAAAGTAGATACGCCGTGAGTATTATGCTCTCAAAGTTAAACTTAACAATAGACCCTCCCGCAAAGAATCTTGAGAAATACCTAGAAAAGGCGGGATGA
- a CDS encoding PrsW family intramembrane metalloprotease, producing MSLLSYLIFFAYAPALAFLWYFYHQDRLEPEPKRVVIGTFILGGSLSIAVAILLESILVPRWFTTIPALLPATFFYTALVAGLVEEPSKAIAIKYAYNTGNLFGIMDGVVYGVAAGLGFAATENLLYGLGYGLGVTIQRALLTPFAHATWSAIVGVGYGLKAEGKINSVLPYFTLAMLLHFLWDYFAFLSTVVPIYSILVWFLLFLNFLILRRLIILGKIEDMQRYWWYKLLGGRKW from the coding sequence GTGTCTCTCCTCTCCTACCTAATATTCTTTGCATATGCCCCAGCATTAGCATTCCTCTGGTACTTCTACCACCAAGATAGGCTAGAACCCGAGCCAAAGAGAGTCGTTATAGGAACCTTTATCCTGGGAGGAAGCCTTTCCATTGCAGTAGCAATCCTTCTAGAGAGCATCCTAGTCCCAAGATGGTTTACAACAATTCCAGCCCTCCTCCCGGCGACGTTCTTCTACACGGCGCTGGTTGCAGGACTCGTTGAAGAACCCTCAAAGGCAATAGCAATAAAGTACGCATACAATACTGGAAACCTCTTCGGAATAATGGATGGAGTCGTTTATGGAGTTGCTGCGGGATTAGGATTCGCCGCCACCGAGAACCTTCTCTATGGCCTGGGTTATGGTCTCGGAGTTACAATTCAAAGAGCCCTGCTAACTCCATTTGCACATGCAACTTGGAGCGCAATAGTTGGGGTAGGATATGGACTAAAGGCCGAAGGAAAGATCAACAGCGTTTTACCATACTTCACGCTGGCTATGTTGCTACACTTCCTATGGGACTACTTCGCATTCCTCTCAACTGTTGTTCCCATATACTCAATCCTCGTATGGTTCCTACTGTTCCTCAACTTTCTAATACTTAGGAGGTTGATAATCTTAGGGAAGATTGAGGATATGCAAAGATACTGGTGGTACAAACTCCTGGGTGGGAGAAAATGGTGA
- a CDS encoding asparaginase, giving the protein MKILMIGMGGTIASIKGKEGYESALSANEILKLSGIRVSHEIEFLDLMNVDSTLIQPSDWSLLAETIYDKIGEFDGVVITHGTDTLAYTASMLSFMIRNPPIPIVLTGSMIPMTEENSDAPLNLFTALKFIETGIRGIYVAFNGKVMLGVRTSKVRTMHFDAFESINYPTIAKLSSGKLEVLHVPEVSKGEVRLDTRYEPKVLVLKLIPGLSGDIIRSAIELGYKGIILEGYGAGGIPYRNSDLLSTISEASREIPIVMTTQAVYDGVDLTRYKVGRMALKAGIIPAGDMTKEATVTKLMWILGHTRKVEDVRDLMRKNLVGELTRAF; this is encoded by the coding sequence ATGAAGATTCTCATGATTGGAATGGGTGGTACTATTGCTAGCATTAAAGGTAAAGAGGGGTATGAAAGTGCCCTCTCAGCGAATGAGATATTAAAACTCTCAGGTATTAGAGTAAGTCACGAAATAGAATTTTTGGATCTGATGAACGTTGATAGCACTTTAATCCAGCCTTCTGATTGGTCTCTCCTAGCAGAAACTATTTACGATAAAATTGGGGAGTTCGATGGGGTTGTAATAACTCATGGTACCGATACTTTAGCTTATACTGCTTCGATGCTTTCATTTATGATTAGGAACCCTCCAATCCCCATAGTTTTGACTGGTTCAATGATTCCTATGACGGAGGAGAATAGTGATGCTCCCCTCAACCTGTTCACGGCCTTGAAGTTCATTGAAACTGGAATAAGAGGTATTTATGTGGCATTCAATGGGAAAGTTATGCTTGGAGTAAGGACATCAAAGGTTCGGACTATGCACTTTGATGCCTTTGAAAGCATAAACTATCCAACAATAGCTAAGCTATCCTCGGGAAAACTAGAAGTTCTCCACGTTCCTGAGGTAAGTAAGGGTGAAGTGAGGCTAGATACTAGGTATGAGCCTAAGGTTCTAGTTCTCAAGTTAATCCCCGGACTCTCGGGGGATATAATAAGGAGTGCTATAGAGCTTGGATACAAGGGAATTATTTTGGAGGGATATGGAGCTGGAGGAATTCCCTATAGGAATAGTGATTTATTAAGCACAATTTCTGAGGCCTCCAGGGAGATTCCTATAGTGATGACAACTCAGGCTGTCTATGATGGGGTAGATTTAACTAGATATAAAGTTGGCAGAATGGCCCTTAAGGCAGGTATAATTCCGGCCGGTGACATGACTAAGGAGGCTACGGTGACGAAACTTATGTGGATACTTGGGCACACAAGAAAAGTAGAAGATGTTAGGGACCTAATGAGAAAGAATCTTGTGGGAGAACTTACTCGAGCTTTTTGA
- a CDS encoding DUF4152 family protein, which yields MRIVAADTGGAVLDDAFQPIGLIATVAVLVEKPYRTAKEVIVQYADPYNYDLTGRQAIRDELKLAIELARKVRPDVVHLDSTLGGIEVRKLDEPTIDALEISDRGKEVWKDLSKDLQPLAKKFWEETGIEVLAIGKSSVPVRIAEIYSGIYSAMWALKEAQEKGHVIVGLPRYMEVEIREDTIVGKSLDPREGGLYGEVKFKPPTCLEWELYPNPLVRRFMIFEVTFKC from the coding sequence ATGAGAATAGTAGCAGCTGATACTGGAGGAGCTGTACTTGACGATGCTTTCCAGCCGATAGGTCTGATAGCTACTGTCGCCGTTCTTGTTGAAAAGCCGTATAGAACTGCAAAGGAGGTAATCGTGCAGTATGCTGATCCTTACAACTATGATTTAACTGGGAGACAGGCTATAAGAGATGAACTTAAGTTGGCCATAGAGCTTGCAAGGAAAGTTAGGCCTGACGTCGTTCACTTGGACTCAACACTTGGTGGGATAGAGGTTAGGAAGCTAGATGAGCCAACCATTGATGCTCTTGAGATATCTGACAGGGGAAAGGAAGTTTGGAAGGATCTTTCGAAGGACTTGCAACCATTGGCTAAGAAGTTCTGGGAGGAAACTGGTATAGAAGTATTGGCCATCGGAAAAAGTAGTGTTCCCGTCAGAATAGCTGAAATATACTCTGGTATATATTCGGCAATGTGGGCTCTTAAAGAGGCCCAAGAGAAAGGTCATGTAATTGTTGGACTTCCAAGGTATATGGAGGTTGAGATTAGAGAGGATACGATAGTAGGGAAGAGTCTAGACCCTAGGGAAGGAGGCTTATACGGGGAGGTGAAGTTCAAGCCTCCGACATGTTTGGAATGGGAGCTTTATCCAAATCCCCTTGTGAGAAGATTTATGATATTCGAAGTTACCTTTAAATGCTGA